The following proteins come from a genomic window of Cherax quadricarinatus isolate ZL_2023a chromosome 39, ASM3850222v1, whole genome shotgun sequence:
- the LOC128686217 gene encoding fumarate hydratase, mitochondrial isoform X1 — MAALRVSSSRLATTVRGALPAHTAALTTSSAMKTKVGKAKYQKTSKVPVRKESDTFGELEVPNNKYYGAQTVRSVINFPIGGETERMPLPVIKAFGVLKKAAAEVNKEYGLDATIADAICKAADEVISGDLYQEHFPLVIWQTSSNDTYPTAMHIATAVEIHQTLLPGLEALYKALDDKAKEYADIIKIGRTHTQDATPLTLGQEFSGYAQQIEFGIDRVKACLPRVYMLAAGGTAVGTGLNTRIGFAEKIAAKISELTGLPFVTAPNKFEGLAAHDAMVEVSGALNVLACSIMKIANDIRFLASGPRCGLGELSLPENEPGSSIMPGKVNPTQCEAITMVAAQVMGNHVAVTIGGSNGHFELNVFKPMMVANVLRSIKLLGDSCHAFVNKCVLGIEVNHERINKLLYESLMLVTALNPHIGYDKAAKIAKTAHKEGTTLKESALKLGYLTEDEFSKWVRPEDMLGPK; from the exons ATGGCAGCGCTACGGGTGTCGTCGTCTCGCCTGGCAACCACTGTGAGGGGCGCCTTGCCAGCCCACACAGCTGCACTAACCACTTCTTCTGCCATG AAAACAAAAGTAGGGAAAGCCAAATATCAGAAG ACAAGTAAAGTGCCAGTTAGGAAGGAATCCGACACTTTTGGTGAGTTGGAAGTTCCAAACAACAAATATTATGGTGCTCAGACAGTTCGCTCTGTTATAAACTTCCCAATTGGTGGAGAAACTGAACGTATGCCA TTACCAGTGATCAAGGCCTTTGGAGTATTGAAAAAGGCTGCTGCAGAAGTGAACAAAGAGTATGGTCTTGATGCAACTATTGCGGATGCCATTTGCAAGGCTgcagatgaagtaatcagtggtGATCTGTATCAAGAGCACTTCCCACTGGTCATCTGGCAGACG AGTTCAAATGATACTTATCCAACTGCAATGCACATCGCAACTGCAGTTGAAATTCATCAAACACTTTTGCCTGGTTTGGAGGCCTTGTATAAAGCTTTAGATGACAAGGCCAAAGAGTATGCTGACATTATCAAGATTGGCCGCACCCATACTCAG GATGCTACGCCTCTAACCCTTGGCCAAGAATTCAGTGGTTATGCTCAGCAAATAGAGTTTGGTATTGACAGAGTAAAAGCTTGTTTGCCTCGTGTTTACATGTTAGCAGCTGGTGGAACAGCTGTTGGCACAGGACTTAACACTAGGATCGGTTTTGCTGAAAAAATTGCTGCCAAG ATCTCTGAACTTACTGGGCTGCCTTTTGTGACTGCCCCGAATAAATTTGAAGGCCTGGCAGCTCACGATGCTATGGTTGAAGTTTCTGGTGCATTGAATGTGCTGGCATGCTCTATCATGAAGATTGCCAATGACATTAGGTTTCTCGCATCTGGTCCTCGTTGTGGTTTAGGAGAACTCTCACTGCCAGAAAATGAACCCGGCTCTTCCATCATGCCTG GCAAGGTGAACCCAACCCAGTGTGAGGCTATCACCATGGTGGCAGCCCAGGTGATGGGGAACCATGTTGCTGTTACTATCGGTGGCTCCAATGGGCATTTTGAACTGAACGTCTTCAAGCCTATGATGGTTGCAAATGTCTTACG gtctaTCAAACTCCTTGGGGACAGTTGCCACGCCTTTGTTAACAAGTGTGTGTTGGGCATTGAGGTGAATCATGAACGTATTAATAAACTTCTTTACGAGAGCCTCATGCTTGTCACTGCCCTCAACCCACATATTGGATATGACAAG GCAGCAAAGATTGCCAAAACTGCACATAAGGAAGGGACAACACTGAAAGAGAGTGCCCTTAAACTTGGATATTTGACTGAAGATGAATTTAGCAAGTGGGTGCGACCAGAAGATATGCTTGGACCCAAGTAA
- the LOC128686217 gene encoding fumarate hydratase, mitochondrial isoform X2 has translation MAALRVSSSRLATTVRGALPAHTAALTTSSAMTSKVPVRKESDTFGELEVPNNKYYGAQTVRSVINFPIGGETERMPLPVIKAFGVLKKAAAEVNKEYGLDATIADAICKAADEVISGDLYQEHFPLVIWQTSSNDTYPTAMHIATAVEIHQTLLPGLEALYKALDDKAKEYADIIKIGRTHTQDATPLTLGQEFSGYAQQIEFGIDRVKACLPRVYMLAAGGTAVGTGLNTRIGFAEKIAAKISELTGLPFVTAPNKFEGLAAHDAMVEVSGALNVLACSIMKIANDIRFLASGPRCGLGELSLPENEPGSSIMPGKVNPTQCEAITMVAAQVMGNHVAVTIGGSNGHFELNVFKPMMVANVLRSIKLLGDSCHAFVNKCVLGIEVNHERINKLLYESLMLVTALNPHIGYDKAAKIAKTAHKEGTTLKESALKLGYLTEDEFSKWVRPEDMLGPK, from the exons ATGGCAGCGCTACGGGTGTCGTCGTCTCGCCTGGCAACCACTGTGAGGGGCGCCTTGCCAGCCCACACAGCTGCACTAACCACTTCTTCTGCCATG ACAAGTAAAGTGCCAGTTAGGAAGGAATCCGACACTTTTGGTGAGTTGGAAGTTCCAAACAACAAATATTATGGTGCTCAGACAGTTCGCTCTGTTATAAACTTCCCAATTGGTGGAGAAACTGAACGTATGCCA TTACCAGTGATCAAGGCCTTTGGAGTATTGAAAAAGGCTGCTGCAGAAGTGAACAAAGAGTATGGTCTTGATGCAACTATTGCGGATGCCATTTGCAAGGCTgcagatgaagtaatcagtggtGATCTGTATCAAGAGCACTTCCCACTGGTCATCTGGCAGACG AGTTCAAATGATACTTATCCAACTGCAATGCACATCGCAACTGCAGTTGAAATTCATCAAACACTTTTGCCTGGTTTGGAGGCCTTGTATAAAGCTTTAGATGACAAGGCCAAAGAGTATGCTGACATTATCAAGATTGGCCGCACCCATACTCAG GATGCTACGCCTCTAACCCTTGGCCAAGAATTCAGTGGTTATGCTCAGCAAATAGAGTTTGGTATTGACAGAGTAAAAGCTTGTTTGCCTCGTGTTTACATGTTAGCAGCTGGTGGAACAGCTGTTGGCACAGGACTTAACACTAGGATCGGTTTTGCTGAAAAAATTGCTGCCAAG ATCTCTGAACTTACTGGGCTGCCTTTTGTGACTGCCCCGAATAAATTTGAAGGCCTGGCAGCTCACGATGCTATGGTTGAAGTTTCTGGTGCATTGAATGTGCTGGCATGCTCTATCATGAAGATTGCCAATGACATTAGGTTTCTCGCATCTGGTCCTCGTTGTGGTTTAGGAGAACTCTCACTGCCAGAAAATGAACCCGGCTCTTCCATCATGCCTG GCAAGGTGAACCCAACCCAGTGTGAGGCTATCACCATGGTGGCAGCCCAGGTGATGGGGAACCATGTTGCTGTTACTATCGGTGGCTCCAATGGGCATTTTGAACTGAACGTCTTCAAGCCTATGATGGTTGCAAATGTCTTACG gtctaTCAAACTCCTTGGGGACAGTTGCCACGCCTTTGTTAACAAGTGTGTGTTGGGCATTGAGGTGAATCATGAACGTATTAATAAACTTCTTTACGAGAGCCTCATGCTTGTCACTGCCCTCAACCCACATATTGGATATGACAAG GCAGCAAAGATTGCCAAAACTGCACATAAGGAAGGGACAACACTGAAAGAGAGTGCCCTTAAACTTGGATATTTGACTGAAGATGAATTTAGCAAGTGGGTGCGACCAGAAGATATGCTTGGACCCAAGTAA